Proteins encoded in a region of the Streptomyces sp. NBC_01298 genome:
- a CDS encoding helix-turn-helix transcriptional regulator, whose protein sequence is MNFAGLSQIRRAIQGARQEVLLSLPGHDPSCEQQLEQQVDTAAARSITGDSGIAVRMYVPSAVRGTDRLPERTLSTLAMEGLEIHSTSGRNPRMAIIDRSVVILACNQADYDDGALIGHGLPFTPILVRSLTSHLPEDDTVLPDGGALNPISREVLRQLTLGTKDEAAAREMGMALRTYRRTVARIMDSLDARSRFQAGYMAAQRNLL, encoded by the coding sequence ATGAACTTCGCTGGGCTGTCGCAGATCCGCCGCGCCATCCAGGGCGCGCGCCAGGAAGTGCTGCTGTCGCTTCCCGGGCACGACCCGTCCTGCGAGCAGCAGCTCGAACAGCAGGTGGACACCGCGGCGGCGCGCAGCATCACCGGTGACTCCGGTATCGCGGTGAGGATGTACGTGCCGTCGGCGGTACGCGGTACGGACCGGCTGCCGGAACGCACCCTGTCAACGCTGGCGATGGAAGGCCTGGAGATCCACTCGACCTCGGGCCGCAACCCTCGTATGGCGATCATTGACCGGTCTGTCGTCATCCTGGCCTGCAACCAGGCCGACTACGACGACGGGGCACTGATAGGCCACGGCCTGCCTTTCACCCCCATCCTGGTCCGCTCGCTCACCTCGCACCTGCCAGAGGACGACACCGTCCTCCCGGATGGCGGAGCGCTCAACCCGATCTCCCGCGAGGTGCTCCGCCAACTGACCCTGGGTACCAAGGACGAGGCCGCAGCGCGCGAAATGGGCATGGCTCTGCGCACATACCGTCGGACGGTCGCCCGGATCATGGACTCCCTCGACGCCCGCAGCCGCTTCCAGGCCGGTTACATGGCGGCGCAGCGCAACTTGCTCTGA
- a CDS encoding PP2C family protein-serine/threonine phosphatase, whose translation MSLSLRFAAGSHKGMIREGNEDSGYAGPRLLAIADGMGGQAAGEVASSEVISALVQLDDDVPGSDMLTALSTAVQRANDQLRVMVEEDPQLEGMGTTLTALLWTGQRLGLVHVGDSRAYLLRDGVLTQITQDHTWVQRLVDEGRITEEEATTHPQRSLLMRALGSGDIVEPDLSIREVRVGDRYLICSDGLSGVVSHQTLEETLADYHGPRETVASLIQLALRGGGPDNITCIVADVLDTDSNDTLAAQVNDTPVVVGAVAENQHHQLFDGGNAMQTPAGRASGLGRQSPPPAGSFGPPGSGEAPGYGGYGAQGQGGGADAYGSFGEPDPYDGDSGYEDTYDHPRRRRGKGRKWTTRTLTLLVVLGVIGGGLYAGYRWTQTQFYVGVKDEHVALFRGISQKLGPLELSKVETDRPDIELKYLPSFKRKQVVDTISETSLDAARTKIDELGTQASACKKDEERRAAEAAGNQTPGPVLTAAEQQVAGQCEKQ comes from the coding sequence ATGAGTCTGTCCCTGCGGTTCGCCGCCGGATCGCACAAGGGCATGATCCGCGAGGGCAACGAGGACTCCGGCTACGCCGGCCCCCGTCTCCTCGCGATCGCCGACGGCATGGGCGGCCAAGCCGCCGGTGAGGTCGCCAGCTCCGAGGTGATCTCCGCCCTCGTGCAGCTCGACGACGACGTCCCGGGCTCCGACATGCTCACCGCGCTCAGCACCGCGGTGCAGCGCGCCAACGACCAGCTGCGCGTCATGGTCGAGGAGGACCCCCAGCTGGAGGGCATGGGCACCACGCTCACCGCCCTGCTGTGGACGGGCCAGCGCCTCGGCCTGGTCCACGTCGGCGACTCCCGCGCCTACCTGCTCCGCGACGGCGTCCTCACGCAGATCACCCAGGACCACACCTGGGTGCAGCGCCTCGTCGACGAGGGCCGGATCACCGAAGAGGAAGCCACCACCCACCCGCAGCGCTCCCTGCTGATGAGGGCCCTGGGCAGTGGCGACATCGTCGAGCCCGACCTCTCCATCCGCGAGGTCCGGGTCGGCGACCGCTACCTGATCTGCTCCGACGGACTCTCCGGCGTGGTCTCGCACCAGACTCTGGAAGAGACCCTCGCCGACTACCACGGCCCCCGTGAGACCGTGGCCTCGCTCATCCAGCTCGCGCTGCGCGGCGGCGGCCCCGACAACATCACCTGCATCGTGGCCGACGTCCTCGACACCGACAGCAACGACACCCTGGCCGCGCAGGTCAACGACACCCCGGTCGTCGTCGGCGCGGTCGCCGAGAACCAGCACCACCAGCTCTTCGACGGCGGCAACGCCATGCAGACCCCGGCCGGCCGCGCCTCCGGGCTCGGCCGCCAGAGCCCCCCGCCCGCAGGCTCCTTCGGGCCTCCCGGCAGCGGCGAGGCCCCGGGTTACGGCGGTTACGGCGCCCAGGGGCAGGGCGGCGGAGCCGACGCGTACGGCAGCTTCGGCGAGCCCGACCCGTACGACGGCGACTCCGGGTACGAGGACACGTACGACCACCCGCGCAGGCGCCGCGGCAAGGGCCGCAAGTGGACCACGCGCACGCTCACGCTGCTCGTGGTCCTCGGTGTCATCGGCGGCGGACTGTACGCGGGCTACCGCTGGACCCAGACGCAGTTCTACGTCGGGGTCAAGGACGAACACGTGGCACTGTTCCGCGGGATCAGCCAGAAGCTGGGCCCGCTGGAGCTCTCCAAGGTGGAGACCGACCGCCCCGACATCGAACTGAAGTACCTGCCGTCCTTCAAGCGCAAGCAGGTCGTGGACACGATCAGCGAAACCAGCCTCGACGCGGCCCGTACGAAGATCGACGAACTCGGCACCCAGGCCTCCGCGTGCAAGAAGGACGAGGAGCGCCGTGCGGCCGAGGCGGCGGGCAACCAAACACCCGGCCCCGTCCTGACTGCCGCCGAGCAGCAGGTCGCCGGCCAGTGCGAGAAGCAGTAG
- a CDS encoding helix-turn-helix domain-containing protein produces the protein MSSRPDRLPEQPVFGRRLRALRVVRGLSQAELAGSTISAAYLSRLESGARPPTPRVLSYLCTRLEVTSSAFRASAGGPLARVLATVATVGESAQLAAVLENALLLEQDGDTVLRWQAHWLLARCYQMQGRAAEGLRQVHELTELSDEIDLPDLRVRSRVRLARMLRDSGDLARARDCASEALSLAEQEDLPRRDRVEVLMTLVSLDAENGQLVQARERAESLVDTLDDEIPVRLQVEVLWTAAGVCVRHGDRSAADETMQKALDRMPSNEDPVLWMRVRLAAASMYLQMDPRDTLQARLCLKEAGSVVKVMGLPLHQCELLIMKMQLAFYEGRFSEAREISDELAERVEILGVRERVRLGVLDNQLALIEGNRVDAVADMERIAKEAQEAGRVGLSAEVWRALAETLKLAEGKDHRRVTP, from the coding sequence ATGTCTAGTCGCCCTGACCGCCTCCCGGAGCAGCCGGTCTTCGGGCGCCGTCTCCGAGCACTTCGCGTGGTCCGCGGTCTCTCGCAGGCGGAGCTCGCCGGTTCGACGATCTCGGCCGCCTATCTCTCGAGGCTGGAGTCTGGGGCGCGGCCTCCGACGCCGAGGGTGTTGTCCTACCTCTGCACCCGGCTGGAGGTGACGTCTTCGGCCTTCCGCGCTTCCGCGGGCGGCCCGTTGGCGCGGGTGCTCGCCACGGTCGCCACCGTGGGCGAGTCTGCTCAGCTGGCCGCGGTCCTGGAGAACGCCCTGCTGCTGGAGCAGGACGGCGACACCGTCCTGCGCTGGCAGGCCCATTGGCTGCTGGCCCGCTGCTACCAGATGCAGGGCAGGGCGGCCGAGGGGCTCCGGCAGGTCCACGAGCTGACCGAGCTCAGCGACGAGATCGACCTGCCGGACCTCCGGGTCCGGTCCCGGGTCAGGCTCGCCCGCATGCTGCGCGACTCGGGCGACCTCGCGCGCGCTCGCGACTGCGCGAGCGAAGCCCTGTCCTTGGCCGAGCAGGAGGACCTGCCGCGCCGCGACCGGGTGGAGGTGCTGATGACCCTCGTCTCACTCGACGCCGAGAACGGGCAGCTCGTGCAGGCGCGCGAGCGTGCCGAAAGCCTGGTCGACACGCTCGACGACGAGATCCCGGTACGGCTCCAGGTGGAGGTGCTGTGGACGGCCGCCGGCGTTTGCGTGCGCCACGGTGACCGCTCCGCGGCCGACGAGACGATGCAGAAGGCGCTCGACCGGATGCCGAGCAACGAGGATCCGGTGCTGTGGATGCGGGTTCGGCTCGCCGCCGCGTCGATGTACCTCCAGATGGATCCGAGGGACACCCTTCAGGCACGACTGTGCCTGAAGGAGGCCGGATCGGTGGTGAAGGTCATGGGACTGCCTTTGCACCAGTGCGAGTTACTCATCATGAAGATGCAACTCGCGTTTTATGAAGGCAGGTTCTCCGAGGCGCGGGAGATCAGCGATGAGCTCGCCGAGCGGGTCGAAATCCTCGGCGTGCGGGAACGCGTACGGCTGGGCGTCCTCGACAACCAGCTCGCCCTCATCGAGGGCAACCGGGTGGACGCCGTGGCCGACATGGAGCGCATCGCCAAGGAGGCACAGGAGGCCGGCAGGGTCGGACTGTCGGCCGAGGTGTGGCGCGCGCTCGCCGAAACCCTGAAGCTCGCCGAAGGCAAGGACCACCGCCGAGTGACTCCCTGA
- a CDS encoding FtsW/RodA/SpoVE family cell cycle protein, whose translation MSVVTNTTTIGAIELPSRRNTELLLLVFAVVITMFAYANAGLSIDGKLPPGMFTYGLGLGVLAGIAHFVVRRYAKYADPLLLPIATLLNGLGLVLIWRLDQSERLQNLAKRQFGAFTESAPRQMMYTALAIALFAGVLLFLKDHRILQRFTYISMAASLVLLILPVIPGLGADVFGAKIWISVGGFSIQPGEFAKIVIAVFFAGYLMVKRDALALASRRFMGLYLPRGRDLGPILMIWAMSLLVLVFENDLGTSLLFFGMFVIMLYVATERTSWIVIGLLMSVGGAAVVGATASHVKARVTAWLDPFACYQDSNACEQIGQSIMSFGSGGVLGTGWGQGNSDLIGFAANSDFIFGTVGEELGLTGVMAFLLLYGLIIERGVRTALAARDPFGKLFAIGLSGAFALQVFVVAGGVMGLIPLTGMTMPFLASGGSSVLANWILIAILIRISDTARRPAPAPAPSPDSEMTQVVRPS comes from the coding sequence ATGAGCGTTGTCACCAACACGACCACCATCGGCGCCATCGAGCTGCCGAGCCGGCGGAACACCGAGCTCCTGCTGCTCGTCTTCGCCGTGGTCATCACGATGTTCGCGTACGCCAACGCGGGCCTGTCGATCGACGGCAAACTGCCCCCGGGCATGTTCACCTACGGACTCGGCCTCGGCGTCCTGGCGGGCATCGCCCACTTCGTCGTGCGGCGCTACGCCAAGTACGCCGACCCGCTGCTGCTGCCGATCGCCACGCTCCTCAACGGACTCGGCCTCGTCCTGATCTGGCGCCTCGACCAGTCCGAGCGCCTGCAGAACCTGGCGAAGCGGCAGTTCGGCGCCTTCACCGAGTCCGCGCCCCGGCAGATGATGTACACGGCCCTCGCCATCGCCCTGTTCGCCGGCGTGCTGCTGTTCCTCAAGGACCACCGCATCCTGCAGCGGTTCACGTACATCTCCATGGCCGCCTCGCTCGTGCTGCTGATCCTGCCCGTGATCCCGGGCCTGGGAGCGGACGTCTTCGGCGCCAAGATCTGGATCAGCGTCGGCGGGTTCTCGATCCAGCCCGGCGAGTTCGCGAAGATCGTCATCGCCGTCTTCTTCGCCGGCTACCTCATGGTCAAGCGCGACGCCCTGGCGCTCGCCAGCCGCCGCTTCATGGGCCTCTACCTGCCGCGCGGCCGCGACCTCGGCCCGATCCTGATGATCTGGGCGATGAGCCTGCTCGTCCTGGTCTTCGAGAACGACCTCGGCACCTCGCTGCTCTTCTTCGGCATGTTCGTGATCATGCTGTACGTGGCCACCGAGCGGACCAGCTGGATCGTCATCGGCCTGCTCATGAGCGTCGGCGGAGCCGCCGTGGTCGGCGCCACCGCCAGCCACGTCAAGGCCCGCGTCACCGCCTGGCTCGACCCCTTCGCCTGCTACCAGGACTCCAACGCCTGCGAGCAGATCGGCCAGTCGATCATGAGCTTCGGCTCCGGCGGAGTCCTCGGCACCGGCTGGGGACAGGGCAACTCCGACCTCATCGGCTTCGCCGCCAACTCCGACTTCATCTTCGGCACCGTCGGCGAGGAGCTCGGGCTCACCGGGGTCATGGCCTTCCTGCTGCTCTACGGCCTGATCATCGAGCGGGGCGTGCGCACCGCCCTCGCCGCCCGCGACCCCTTCGGCAAGCTCTTCGCGATCGGCCTCTCCGGTGCCTTCGCGCTCCAGGTCTTCGTGGTCGCCGGCGGAGTCATGGGCCTCATCCCCCTGACCGGCATGACCATGCCCTTCCTCGCGTCCGGCGGCTCGTCCGTCCTCGCGAACTGGATCCTCATCGCCATCCTCATCCGGATCAGCGACACCGCACGCCGCCCTGCCCCGGCCCCGGCACCGTCCCCCGACTCCGAGATGACCCAGGTGGTCCGCCCGTCATGA
- a CDS encoding DUF3662 and FHA domain-containing protein has protein sequence MGVLKRFEQRLEGLVNGTFAKVFKSEVQPVEIAGALQRECDNNATIWNRERTVVPNDFIVELSTGDYERLSPYSGQLGDELAGLVRDYAKQQRYSFMGPIKVQLEKADDLDTGLYRVRSRTLASSTSQSPGQPGPGQGNQAPPAQPGGYGYPPASPPPMPAGPPPGGPGARRPAAGGPGGPAPVPSGGAVRRHWIEINGTRHQISRPTLVLGRSTEADVRIDDPGVSRRHCEIRTGTPSTIQDLGSTNGIVVDGQHTTRATLRDGSRIVVGSTTIIYRQAEG, from the coding sequence ATGGGAGTCCTGAAGCGGTTCGAGCAGCGACTCGAAGGTCTGGTGAACGGCACCTTCGCCAAGGTGTTCAAGTCCGAGGTCCAGCCGGTGGAGATCGCGGGCGCCCTCCAGCGCGAATGCGACAACAACGCCACCATCTGGAACCGCGAGCGCACCGTTGTCCCCAACGACTTCATCGTGGAGCTGAGCACGGGCGACTACGAGCGCCTGAGCCCCTACTCGGGCCAGCTCGGCGACGAGCTCGCGGGCCTCGTCCGCGACTACGCCAAGCAGCAGCGCTACAGCTTCATGGGCCCCATCAAGGTCCAGCTGGAGAAGGCCGACGACCTGGACACCGGGCTCTACCGGGTCCGCAGCCGCACGCTCGCCTCCAGCACCTCCCAGTCCCCCGGCCAGCCCGGTCCGGGCCAGGGCAACCAGGCCCCCCCGGCCCAGCCCGGCGGCTACGGGTACCCCCCGGCCTCCCCGCCGCCCATGCCCGCGGGTCCGCCCCCGGGCGGACCCGGCGCACGCAGGCCGGCCGCGGGCGGTCCCGGCGGACCGGCTCCCGTACCCTCCGGAGGCGCCGTCCGGCGCCACTGGATCGAGATCAACGGCACCCGCCATCAGATCTCGCGCCCTACGCTCGTACTCGGCCGGAGCACGGAGGCCGACGTGCGGATCGACGATCCCGGCGTATCGCGCCGGCACTGTGAGATCCGGACCGGAACGCCCTCGACGATCCAGGATCTTGGGTCCACCAACGGCATCGTGGTGGACGGGCAGCACACCACCCGCGCTACGCTCCGCGACGGTTCACGGATCGTCGTGGGCAGCACCACCATCATTTACCGGCAAGCCGAAGGGTGA
- a CDS encoding peptidoglycan D,D-transpeptidase FtsI family protein: MNKPLRRISIFCGLLVLALLVRTNWLQYVKAEELSTRKENRRVQIAQYATERGNIIVEGKPITGSVVTDGSDYKYKRTYLNGPLWAPVTGYASQAFGSTQLESLEDGILTGNDDRLFFDRTIGMFTGEKKQGGNVVTTLNSAAQEAAFKQLGDKKGAVAAIDPRTGAILALVSTPSYDPSSFAGVSQSVDGKAWNELKDSEDKKLVNRALRETYPPGSTFKVVTAAAALEHGVVTDINAPTDTEDPYILPGTKTEMVNHAPNCGKATLNYALQVSCNSVFANMGDKVGRDNMVKTAEKFGFNNGKIDTPVRAYPSVYDKTMGKDGNALSSIGQFNTAATPLQMAMVTAAIANNGKLMKPYMVSHLQSPGLDIVEKHEPEEMSRPLSPENAEKVRAMMVNVVENPNGTGRTARIPGVTVGGKTGTAQHGEGNKKRPYAWFISYAQNPDGSSPVAVAVVIEDSSADREDISGAGLAAPVAKAVMQAVLKSNKQ, encoded by the coding sequence ATGAACAAGCCCCTGCGCCGCATCTCGATCTTCTGCGGGCTGCTCGTCCTGGCACTGCTCGTGCGGACCAACTGGCTGCAGTACGTCAAGGCCGAGGAGCTGAGCACCCGCAAGGAGAACCGCCGGGTCCAGATCGCCCAGTACGCCACCGAACGCGGCAACATCATCGTCGAGGGCAAGCCGATCACCGGGTCCGTGGTCACCGACGGCAGCGACTACAAGTACAAGCGGACCTACCTCAACGGTCCCCTCTGGGCCCCGGTGACCGGCTACGCCTCGCAGGCCTTCGGTTCCACCCAGCTCGAATCCCTCGAGGACGGCATCCTCACCGGCAACGACGACCGGCTCTTCTTCGACCGCACCATCGGCATGTTCACCGGCGAGAAGAAGCAGGGCGGCAACGTCGTCACGACGCTGAACTCCGCCGCGCAGGAAGCCGCCTTCAAGCAGCTCGGCGACAAGAAGGGCGCCGTCGCCGCGATCGACCCGCGCACCGGCGCGATCCTCGCCCTCGTCAGCACCCCCTCGTACGACCCGTCCAGCTTCGCCGGGGTCTCGCAGTCCGTGGACGGCAAGGCCTGGAACGAGCTCAAGGACAGCGAGGACAAGAAGCTCGTCAACCGCGCCCTGCGCGAGACCTACCCGCCCGGCTCCACCTTCAAGGTGGTCACCGCCGCCGCGGCCCTGGAGCACGGCGTCGTCACCGACATCAACGCGCCGACCGACACCGAGGACCCGTACATCCTCCCGGGCACCAAGACCGAGATGGTCAACCACGCCCCGAACTGCGGCAAGGCCACCCTCAACTACGCCCTCCAGGTCTCCTGCAACTCCGTCTTCGCCAACATGGGCGACAAGGTGGGGCGGGACAACATGGTGAAGACCGCCGAGAAGTTCGGCTTCAACAACGGCAAGATCGACACCCCGGTCCGCGCCTACCCCAGCGTCTACGACAAGACGATGGGCAAGGACGGCAACGCGCTCAGCTCGATCGGCCAGTTCAACACCGCGGCCACCCCGCTGCAGATGGCCATGGTCACCGCCGCCATCGCCAACAACGGCAAACTGATGAAGCCGTACATGGTCAGCCACCTGCAATCGCCCGGCCTCGACATCGTCGAGAAGCACGAGCCGGAGGAGATGAGCCGTCCCCTCTCTCCCGAGAACGCGGAGAAGGTCCGGGCCATGATGGTCAACGTCGTCGAGAACCCGAACGGCACCGGCCGCACCGCCCGGATCCCCGGCGTGACCGTCGGCGGCAAGACCGGCACCGCCCAGCACGGCGAGGGCAACAAGAAGCGCCCGTACGCCTGGTTCATCTCCTACGCCCAGAACCCCGACGGCAGCTCCCCGGTCGCGGTCGCCGTCGTCATCGAGGACAGCAGCGCGGACCGCGAGGACATCTCCGGCGCCGGCCTCGCCGCCCCCGTGGCCAAGGCCGTCATGCAGGCCGTGCTGAAGAGCAACAAGCAGTGA
- a CDS encoding FHA domain-containing protein FhaB/FipA, which produces MSELTLTVMRLGFLAVLWLFVIVAVQVIRSDLFGTRVTQRGSRRGGGASGAPAQQGRQAAAPPQQRQRRGAPTKLVVSEGTLTGTTVALAGQTITLGRAHDSTIVLDDDYASSRHARIYPDRDGQWIVEDLGSTNGTYLDRTRLTTPTPIPPGAPIRIGKTVIELRK; this is translated from the coding sequence ATGTCAGAGCTGACCCTGACGGTCATGCGGTTGGGTTTCCTGGCCGTTCTGTGGCTGTTCGTCATCGTGGCCGTCCAGGTCATCCGCAGTGATCTCTTCGGTACGAGAGTCACCCAGCGCGGTTCCCGCCGCGGCGGGGGCGCTTCCGGCGCCCCGGCGCAGCAGGGCCGCCAGGCCGCTGCTCCACCACAGCAGCGCCAGCGCCGCGGTGCGCCGACCAAACTCGTCGTCTCCGAGGGCACCCTCACGGGCACCACGGTGGCCCTCGCCGGCCAGACGATCACCTTGGGCCGGGCCCACGACTCGACGATCGTGCTGGACGACGACTACGCCTCCAGCCGGCATGCCAGGATCTACCCCGACCGTGACGGCCAGTGGATCGTCGAGGATCTCGGGTCCACCAACGGCACGTATCTCGACCGGACCCGGCTGACCACCCCGACGCCCATTCCGCCGGGCGCACCGATCCGCATCGGCAAGACCGTCATCGAGCTGCGGAAGTAG